From Apus apus isolate bApuApu2 chromosome 13, bApuApu2.pri.cur, whole genome shotgun sequence, a single genomic window includes:
- the HNRNPH1 gene encoding heterogeneous nuclear ribonucleoprotein H isoform X7, which translates to MDPCHTEETEGEIPGLGFSDRSEQIVSRGVASAFEAATTEAETEQSLTPNVMLNTESSEGYVVKVRGLPWSCSTEEVQRFFSDCKILNGALGIRFIYTREGRPSGEAFAELESEEDVKLALKKDRETMGHRYVEVFKSNNVEMDWVLKHTGPNSPDTANDGFVRLRGLPFGCSKEEIVQFFSGLEIVPNGITLPVDFQGRSTGEAFVQFASQEIAEKALKKHKERIGHRYIEIFKSSRAEVRTHYDPPRKLLAMQRPGPYDRPGLTRGYNSLGRGSSLERMRRGAYGGGYGGYDDYNGYNDGYGFGSDRFGREWTLFSAGMSDHRYGDGTSTFQSTTGHCVHMRGLPYRATENDIYNFFSPLNPVRVHIEIGPDGRVTGEADVEFATHEDAVAAMSKDKANMQHRYVELFLNSTAGGTGGAYGSQMMGAMVKESEGVVQDWNTSTLAGSQSSYGGPANQQLSGGYGGGYGGQSSMSGYDGVYAVAQQGQALGECCYESA; encoded by the exons ATGGACCCTTGTCACACCGAGGAGACCGAGGGCGAGATCCCAGGCCTGG GCTTCAGTGACCGAAGCGAGCAGATTGTTTCACGTGGGGTAGCGTCAGCATTTGAAGCTG CAACCACAGAAGCCGAGACGGAGCAGAGCCTCACCCCCAACGTGATGCTGAACACGGAGAGCAGCGAGGGATACGTGGTGAAAGTCAGGGGGCTGCCTTGGTCCTGCTCCACCGAGGAGGTGCAGCGGTTTTTCTCCG ATTGCAAAATTCTAAATGGGGCTTTGGGTATCCGTTTCATCTACACCAGAGAGGGCAGACCAAGTGGAGAAGCATTTGCTGAACTTGAATCGGAGGAGGATGTGAAATTGGCActgaaaaaagacagagaaacaaTGGGACACAGATATGTTGAAG TTTTCAAGTCAAACAACGTTGAAATGGATTGGGTTCTGAAGCACACTGGTCCCAACAGCCCTGATACAGCTAATGATGGTTTTGTACGTCTTAGAGGACTCCCTTTTGGCTGTAGCAAAGAAGAAATTGTACAGTTCTTTTCAG GGTTGGAAATCGTGCCAAATGGGATAACATTGCCGGTGGACTTCCAGGGGAGGAGTACGGGGGAGGCCTTCGTGCAGTTTGCTTCACAGGAAATAGCTGAAAAGGCTCTAAAGAAACACAAGGAAAGAATAGGGCACAG GTACATTGAGATCTTCAAGAGTAGTCGAGCAGAAGTGCGCACTCACTACGACCCTCCACGCAAGCTGCTGGCAATGCAGAGACCTGGTCCTTACGACAGACCCGGTCTTACGCGAGGATATAACAGTCTTGGTAGAGGAAGTAGCTTGGAGAGAATGAGGCGTGGAGCTTATGGAGGAG GTTATGGAGGTTATGATGACTACAATGGGTATAATGATGGCTATGGTTTTGGTTCTGATAGATTTGGAAGAG AATGGACTCTTTTCTCTGCAGGAATGTCGGACCACAGATACGGCGACGGGACGTCCACCTTCCAGAGCACAACTGGCCACTGTGTCCACATGAGAGGTCTGCCTTACAGAGCTACGGAGAACGACATCTATAAC TTCTTCTCACCTCTGAACCCTGTAAGAGTACACATCGAAATTGGACCAGATGGCAGAGTAACTGGAGAGGCAGACGTTGAATTTGCTACCCATGAGGATGCAGTGGCTGCCATGTCCAAAGACAAAGCAAATATGC aacACAGATACGTAGAACTCTTCTTGAATTCTACAGCAGGAGGAACTGGTGGTGCCTATGGCAGTCAAATGATGGGAGCAATGG TCAAGGAATCGGAAGGGGTAGTCCAAGATTGGAACACTAGCACATTGGCAG GAAGCCAATCCAGTTATGGTGGTCCAGCTAACCAGCAGTTGAGTGGGGGTTATGGAGGAGGATATGGTGGTCAAAGCAGCATGAGTGGATATG ATGGTGTTTACGCGGTGGCCCAGCAAGGACAGGCGTTGGGGGAATGCTGCTACGAGTCGGCCTGA
- the HNRNPH1 gene encoding heterogeneous nuclear ribonucleoprotein H isoform X3, with translation MDPCHTEETEGEIPGLGFSDRSEQIVSRGVASAFEAATTEAETEQSLTPNVMLNTESSEGYVVKVRGLPWSCSTEEVQRFFSDCKILNGALGIRFIYTREGRPSGEAFAELESEEDVKLALKKDRETMGHRYVEVFKSNNVEMDWVLKHTGPNSPDTANDGFVRLRGLPFGCSKEEIVQFFSGLEIVPNGITLPVDFQGRSTGEAFVQFASQEIAEKALKKHKERIGHRYIEIFKSSRAEVRTHYDPPRKLLAMQRPGPYDRPGLTRGYNSLGRGSSLERMRRGAYGGGYGGYDDYNGYNDGYGFGSDRFGREWTLFSAGMSDHRYGDGTSTFQSTTGHCVHMRGLPYRATENDIYNFFSPLNPVRVHIEIGPDGRVTGEADVEFATHEDAVAAMSKDKANMQHRYVELFLNSTAGGTGGAYGSQMMGAMVKESEGVVQDWNTSTLAGSQSSYGGPANQQLSGGYGGGYGGQSSMSGYVLGTVDGVYAVAQQGQALGECCYESA, from the exons ATGGACCCTTGTCACACCGAGGAGACCGAGGGCGAGATCCCAGGCCTGG GCTTCAGTGACCGAAGCGAGCAGATTGTTTCACGTGGGGTAGCGTCAGCATTTGAAGCTG CAACCACAGAAGCCGAGACGGAGCAGAGCCTCACCCCCAACGTGATGCTGAACACGGAGAGCAGCGAGGGATACGTGGTGAAAGTCAGGGGGCTGCCTTGGTCCTGCTCCACCGAGGAGGTGCAGCGGTTTTTCTCCG ATTGCAAAATTCTAAATGGGGCTTTGGGTATCCGTTTCATCTACACCAGAGAGGGCAGACCAAGTGGAGAAGCATTTGCTGAACTTGAATCGGAGGAGGATGTGAAATTGGCActgaaaaaagacagagaaacaaTGGGACACAGATATGTTGAAG TTTTCAAGTCAAACAACGTTGAAATGGATTGGGTTCTGAAGCACACTGGTCCCAACAGCCCTGATACAGCTAATGATGGTTTTGTACGTCTTAGAGGACTCCCTTTTGGCTGTAGCAAAGAAGAAATTGTACAGTTCTTTTCAG GGTTGGAAATCGTGCCAAATGGGATAACATTGCCGGTGGACTTCCAGGGGAGGAGTACGGGGGAGGCCTTCGTGCAGTTTGCTTCACAGGAAATAGCTGAAAAGGCTCTAAAGAAACACAAGGAAAGAATAGGGCACAG GTACATTGAGATCTTCAAGAGTAGTCGAGCAGAAGTGCGCACTCACTACGACCCTCCACGCAAGCTGCTGGCAATGCAGAGACCTGGTCCTTACGACAGACCCGGTCTTACGCGAGGATATAACAGTCTTGGTAGAGGAAGTAGCTTGGAGAGAATGAGGCGTGGAGCTTATGGAGGAG GTTATGGAGGTTATGATGACTACAATGGGTATAATGATGGCTATGGTTTTGGTTCTGATAGATTTGGAAGAG AATGGACTCTTTTCTCTGCAGGAATGTCGGACCACAGATACGGCGACGGGACGTCCACCTTCCAGAGCACAACTGGCCACTGTGTCCACATGAGAGGTCTGCCTTACAGAGCTACGGAGAACGACATCTATAAC TTCTTCTCACCTCTGAACCCTGTAAGAGTACACATCGAAATTGGACCAGATGGCAGAGTAACTGGAGAGGCAGACGTTGAATTTGCTACCCATGAGGATGCAGTGGCTGCCATGTCCAAAGACAAAGCAAATATGC aacACAGATACGTAGAACTCTTCTTGAATTCTACAGCAGGAGGAACTGGTGGTGCCTATGGCAGTCAAATGATGGGAGCAATGG TCAAGGAATCGGAAGGGGTAGTCCAAGATTGGAACACTAGCACATTGGCAG GAAGCCAATCCAGTTATGGTGGTCCAGCTAACCAGCAGTTGAGTGGGGGTTATGGAGGAGGATATGGTGGTCAAAGCAGCATGAGTGGATATG TATTGGGCACAGTAGATGGTGTTTACGCGGTGGCCCAGCAAGGACAGGCGTTGGGGGAATGCTGCTACGAGTCGGCCTGA
- the HNRNPH1 gene encoding heterogeneous nuclear ribonucleoprotein H isoform X5 — protein MDPCHTEETEGEIPGLGFSDRSEQIVSRGVASAFEAATTEAETEQSLTPNVMLNTESSEGYVVKVRGLPWSCSTEEVQRFFSDCKILNGALGIRFIYTREGRPSGEAFAELESEEDVKLALKKDRETMGHRYVEVFKSNNVEMDWVLKHTGPNSPDTANDGFVRLRGLPFGCSKEEIVQFFSGLEIVPNGITLPVDFQGRSTGEAFVQFASQEIAEKALKKHKERIGHRYIEIFKSSRAEVRTHYDPPRKLLAMQRPGPYDRPGLTRGYNSLGRGSSLERMRRGAYGGGYGGYDDYNGYNDGYGFGSDRFGREWTLFSAGMSDHRYGDGTSTFQSTTGHCVHMRGLPYRATENDIYNFFSPLNPVRVHIEIGPDGRVTGEADVEFATHEDAVAAMSKDKANMQHRYVELFLNSTAGGTGGAYGSQMMGAMVKESEGVVQDWNTSTLAGSQSSYGGPANQQLSGGYGGGYGGQSSMSGYVDGVYAVAQQGQALGECCYESA, from the exons ATGGACCCTTGTCACACCGAGGAGACCGAGGGCGAGATCCCAGGCCTGG GCTTCAGTGACCGAAGCGAGCAGATTGTTTCACGTGGGGTAGCGTCAGCATTTGAAGCTG CAACCACAGAAGCCGAGACGGAGCAGAGCCTCACCCCCAACGTGATGCTGAACACGGAGAGCAGCGAGGGATACGTGGTGAAAGTCAGGGGGCTGCCTTGGTCCTGCTCCACCGAGGAGGTGCAGCGGTTTTTCTCCG ATTGCAAAATTCTAAATGGGGCTTTGGGTATCCGTTTCATCTACACCAGAGAGGGCAGACCAAGTGGAGAAGCATTTGCTGAACTTGAATCGGAGGAGGATGTGAAATTGGCActgaaaaaagacagagaaacaaTGGGACACAGATATGTTGAAG TTTTCAAGTCAAACAACGTTGAAATGGATTGGGTTCTGAAGCACACTGGTCCCAACAGCCCTGATACAGCTAATGATGGTTTTGTACGTCTTAGAGGACTCCCTTTTGGCTGTAGCAAAGAAGAAATTGTACAGTTCTTTTCAG GGTTGGAAATCGTGCCAAATGGGATAACATTGCCGGTGGACTTCCAGGGGAGGAGTACGGGGGAGGCCTTCGTGCAGTTTGCTTCACAGGAAATAGCTGAAAAGGCTCTAAAGAAACACAAGGAAAGAATAGGGCACAG GTACATTGAGATCTTCAAGAGTAGTCGAGCAGAAGTGCGCACTCACTACGACCCTCCACGCAAGCTGCTGGCAATGCAGAGACCTGGTCCTTACGACAGACCCGGTCTTACGCGAGGATATAACAGTCTTGGTAGAGGAAGTAGCTTGGAGAGAATGAGGCGTGGAGCTTATGGAGGAG GTTATGGAGGTTATGATGACTACAATGGGTATAATGATGGCTATGGTTTTGGTTCTGATAGATTTGGAAGAG AATGGACTCTTTTCTCTGCAGGAATGTCGGACCACAGATACGGCGACGGGACGTCCACCTTCCAGAGCACAACTGGCCACTGTGTCCACATGAGAGGTCTGCCTTACAGAGCTACGGAGAACGACATCTATAAC TTCTTCTCACCTCTGAACCCTGTAAGAGTACACATCGAAATTGGACCAGATGGCAGAGTAACTGGAGAGGCAGACGTTGAATTTGCTACCCATGAGGATGCAGTGGCTGCCATGTCCAAAGACAAAGCAAATATGC aacACAGATACGTAGAACTCTTCTTGAATTCTACAGCAGGAGGAACTGGTGGTGCCTATGGCAGTCAAATGATGGGAGCAATGG TCAAGGAATCGGAAGGGGTAGTCCAAGATTGGAACACTAGCACATTGGCAG GAAGCCAATCCAGTTATGGTGGTCCAGCTAACCAGCAGTTGAGTGGGGGTTATGGAGGAGGATATGGTGGTCAAAGCAGCATGAGTGGATATG TAGATGGTGTTTACGCGGTGGCCCAGCAAGGACAGGCGTTGGGGGAATGCTGCTACGAGTCGGCCTGA